The following proteins are encoded in a genomic region of Sorangiineae bacterium MSr12523:
- a CDS encoding amino acid racemase → MNPSPDHIGIVACSAEGAALCYRTICTEGARHLGPHAHPEVSMHTHSLAHYVACIDRNDWRGVADLMLASANKLASIGAQFLICPDNTIHKAFPYLHRSPLPWLHIAEVVAAQAVARGFHRIGVTGTAWTIDSEIYPEKLCAQGLGYVRPSAAERDEIHRIIMDELVCGITKPEQVAYFRRVIGRLKDAGCDAVILGCTEIPLIMNDENSPLPTLDSTRLLAQAALQRAIRNTK, encoded by the coding sequence ATGAACCCGTCGCCCGACCACATCGGAATCGTTGCTTGCTCCGCCGAAGGCGCCGCCCTCTGCTACCGCACCATCTGCACGGAGGGCGCGCGGCACCTCGGGCCGCATGCGCACCCGGAGGTGTCGATGCACACGCATTCCCTCGCGCACTACGTGGCCTGCATCGATCGCAACGATTGGCGGGGCGTGGCCGATCTGATGCTCGCCTCGGCCAACAAATTGGCATCCATCGGTGCGCAATTCCTGATTTGCCCCGACAACACGATTCACAAGGCCTTTCCCTATCTCCACCGCTCACCGCTTCCCTGGTTGCATATCGCCGAGGTCGTGGCCGCGCAGGCCGTCGCCCGCGGATTTCACCGCATTGGCGTGACGGGAACGGCATGGACCATCGACAGCGAGATCTATCCAGAGAAGCTCTGCGCCCAGGGCCTGGGTTACGTGCGCCCGAGCGCCGCAGAGCGCGACGAGATCCACCGCATCATCATGGATGAACTGGTATGCGGCATCACCAAGCCCGAGCAAGTCGCCTATTTCCGACGGGTGATTGGCAGGCTGAAGGACGCGGGCTGCGATGCCGTCATCCTCGGCTGCACCGAGATTCCGCTCATCATGAACGACGAAAACTCCCCGCTTCCGACCCTCGACTCCACGCGTCTCTTGGCGCAGGCCGCCTTGCAGCGCGCCATTCGAAATACCAAATAG
- a CDS encoding CocE/NonD family hydrolase yields MNAVLDFDVEVPARDGARLACHVARPAGEGRWPVIIARTPYGKDGAFTNPVLDPVGFAREGFAVVVQDVRKRDGFTPFVHEADDGEDLVAWAAAQPFSTGDVFANGNSYQGFAQWAAATRAPPALRAIAPGQSPSIPSRTMFHRGGVFERGAITTWSMSLGLPQPFEPSPPMLQAFTEAQSYERIVVPALIIGGWYDYFVQGAIDQFVGMRTRAGSERARQRTRLVMGPWTHTGHSAIAGERYLGFGALPGIGLPGGFRGEIARFFREQLAGAPATGAPVRIFVMGSNVWRDESEWPIARTQYTSWYLGAGSLGPEPRWSAPARIAYDPASPVPTWGGSNIGFTELAGPRDQRRIEVRDDVLVYTSAVLDESLEVTGTVVVELWATSSAPEADFVIKLVDVEPDGTTYNVAEGILRLALEPGQPRLFRIELTPTSHAFQPGHRVQLDVTSSSSPRWALNPHAAEHHVLHEQAHPSRVILPIVPLP; encoded by the coding sequence ATGAACGCCGTACTGGATTTCGACGTCGAGGTTCCGGCGCGTGATGGTGCCCGCCTCGCGTGCCACGTTGCGCGACCTGCAGGTGAGGGGCGCTGGCCCGTCATCATCGCCCGCACGCCCTACGGAAAAGATGGCGCCTTCACGAACCCCGTGCTCGATCCCGTGGGTTTCGCGCGCGAAGGATTCGCCGTCGTCGTTCAAGACGTGCGCAAGCGCGATGGCTTCACCCCGTTCGTCCACGAGGCGGACGACGGCGAGGACCTCGTCGCGTGGGCTGCCGCACAACCCTTCAGCACGGGCGACGTCTTCGCGAACGGCAACTCGTACCAGGGATTCGCACAATGGGCCGCGGCAACCCGCGCACCGCCTGCGCTGCGGGCCATCGCACCGGGCCAATCGCCCAGCATACCGTCGCGAACCATGTTCCACCGCGGCGGCGTATTCGAGCGCGGCGCCATCACCACCTGGAGCATGTCGCTCGGCCTCCCGCAGCCCTTCGAACCAAGCCCGCCCATGCTGCAAGCCTTCACCGAGGCGCAGTCCTACGAGCGCATCGTCGTGCCGGCGCTGATCATCGGCGGCTGGTACGACTACTTCGTGCAAGGCGCCATCGACCAATTCGTCGGCATGCGCACCCGCGCCGGGAGCGAGCGAGCGCGCCAACGCACGCGCCTCGTCATGGGCCCCTGGACACATACCGGGCATTCGGCCATTGCGGGTGAGCGCTATTTGGGATTCGGCGCCTTGCCCGGCATCGGACTCCCGGGCGGCTTTCGCGGTGAGATCGCCCGCTTCTTCCGCGAGCAACTCGCCGGCGCGCCGGCCACGGGCGCCCCCGTGCGCATCTTCGTCATGGGAAGCAATGTTTGGCGCGATGAATCGGAATGGCCCATTGCCCGGACGCAGTACACCTCGTGGTACCTCGGTGCGGGCTCTCTCGGTCCCGAGCCACGCTGGTCTGCGCCGGCGCGCATCGCCTACGATCCCGCGTCCCCCGTGCCGACCTGGGGTGGCAGCAACATCGGGTTCACCGAGCTGGCCGGCCCCCGCGATCAGCGTCGCATCGAGGTTCGCGACGACGTGCTCGTCTACACGTCCGCGGTTCTCGACGAGAGCCTCGAAGTGACCGGCACCGTCGTCGTCGAGCTGTGGGCCACCTCCAGCGCACCCGAGGCCGACTTCGTCATCAAGCTGGTCGACGTCGAGCCGGATGGCACCACGTACAACGTCGCGGAAGGGATTTTGCGCCTGGCGCTCGAGCCGGGCCAGCCTCGTCTTTTCCGCATCGAGCTGACCCCCACGAGCCATGCCTTCCAGCCCGGCCATCGCGTTCAGCTCGACGTGACGAGCAGCTCGTCACCACGTTGGGCGCTGAACCCACATGCGGCCGAGCACCACGTCCTGCACGAGCAGGCCCATCCATCGCGCGTGATTCTGCCCATCGTTCCGTTACCCTAG
- a CDS encoding ferritin-like domain-containing protein → MKEPEAGTIERWAWDYILCDTMAHKFAPGPVPARSEADAESGTEMPARRLRAPGRPSELRIVRKAEKTRGMSAPSGRARALHTFLHHELQAAELMAWAVLAFPDTPIAFRTGLLRIAHDEMRHMRLYQEELGRLGYAYGDFGVRDWFWERIPGSADPAAFVAVMGLGVESANLEHTARYAAMFREAGDEEGARVQEIIGREEIAHVRFGVRWFEFFRTGLSFETWCRSLPPPLTPLLMRGKPLHREARRRAGQPEPFLDELDAWQPASPGS, encoded by the coding sequence ATGAAGGAGCCTGAGGCCGGGACGATCGAGCGCTGGGCATGGGACTACATCCTGTGCGACACGATGGCGCACAAGTTCGCGCCAGGCCCGGTGCCCGCGCGCTCGGAGGCCGACGCGGAAAGCGGAACGGAAATGCCTGCGAGGAGATTGCGCGCACCGGGCAGGCCTTCGGAGCTTCGCATCGTGCGCAAGGCGGAGAAGACGCGTGGCATGTCCGCACCGAGCGGGCGGGCGCGAGCGTTGCACACGTTCCTGCATCACGAGCTGCAGGCCGCCGAGTTGATGGCGTGGGCCGTCCTCGCGTTTCCCGATACGCCCATCGCGTTTCGCACCGGGCTTCTGCGCATCGCGCACGATGAAATGCGGCATATGCGGCTTTACCAGGAGGAGCTCGGACGCCTTGGTTACGCCTACGGAGACTTCGGGGTGCGCGATTGGTTCTGGGAGCGCATTCCTGGCTCGGCGGATCCCGCGGCCTTCGTCGCGGTGATGGGGCTCGGTGTCGAAAGCGCCAATCTGGAGCACACCGCTCGGTACGCGGCCATGTTTCGCGAGGCCGGCGATGAAGAGGGCGCGCGCGTTCAGGAGATCATCGGCCGCGAAGAAATCGCCCACGTGCGCTTTGGCGTGCGCTGGTTCGAGTTCTTTCGCACGGGCCTCTCTTTCGAGACGTGGTGCCGCTCCCTCCCGCCGCCGCTAACGCCGCTTCTCATGCGCGGCAAACCATTGCACCGCGAGGCACGCCGCCGCGCGGGGCAGCCCGAGCCTTTTCTGGACGAACTCGACGCATGGCAACCCGCATCGCCTGGGTCCTGA